Sequence from the Malaciobacter pacificus genome:
GTTTTATCTAAAAAAGATAATAAAGAGTCAAATAATTAATTAGTTTGTTAATACCCTGGATTTAGATCTCTGGAGGGAAAAAGTTTGGCATATAATCTGCACAAACTTTTTAATTAATACCCTTGGAATGAGTCCCTATCACTTTAGCTAATACTTTTTCATGCTCATATCAGCAAGGCTTCATGGCGGGTAATGCGATACCATATATTTTTCATATCATAATTGCTATAGGTTATATCAGTGATTTGTAGGTCAATGTAAGGTTATATAACTAGACTTAGAAAAAGTTACCTCAAGTTTGGTTGAGAATCTAGTATCAAACACTACGCCATACCTGCATGTAGTTCCTTTTAGCTTCAATAGTTTCCTATTTCGCTACAACCGCAATACGGTCTCTTTTTTATTTGTTCAGCAAATGGCGTTTTTGTGAGATACATACAACTAGAATTAGCCTCACAGATGCTTACTTCATCAGACACAAGAGATTATGCCTATCAATTTTACAGACAATACTTTATTCTCAACAATTAAGTTGCTTTTTTAATTTAAAAAAAAATATTGATAAAATGATGATTTTTTGTTATACTTGTGGTCTATTATTTAATAGCTCGGTCGGTCGCCAAACTCACACGGGCTATTATTTACCTCCTTTTTTAAATACTACTTTATTCTCCAGCATTTAAGTGGAATCCTCAAAAAAGTAATAAAAATAAGTTTGATTAGTAAATAAGATTAGATTGTAAATTTGGTAGATGCACAATCTAATAATAAATACTTAGAGCTTGATAGTTTATCAAGCGATAAACCAATCAAGCAGATTGTGTGCCTACCAAGCTCTAAATATTTATAGAACTATTCTAGTAAGAAATATAAAATTAGTAAATAAAAGAATTTGAAACTAAATTGATTAATAATTAATAATTTTGATTAATGTAAATAAAGCTTAATATATCAAATTTTAATAAAGTAGTTTTTTTTACTTAAAGAAAAAAACTATATTAAAAAATTCATAATTTATTAAAAAACATCTCTTGTGGTAAAAAAGTGGTAAAAAAAAATTTTTGATTGTTTTATAAGATTTATAAAAAATGCTGTAAGCATTGAAATATGGGCTTTATAGCTGGTGGTCATGAAGGACTCGAAAATAAGGTTTGAAAGCCCTAAAATAAACACCTAATATTTAACTATACGGTTATACGTACTGTTAAAAACAAATCCTTAAAAATTATATAAACTTTTAAAGGACTAGAATTATAATAGAAATATTATAAAATAAAGCTTAATTATAAAAAAATATAATCACACTTATTTCCATAGCCTTGAATTATATGGACCTTTTAAAAATTCTTTTTCAGTTCTAACAATCATTCTTTTAATTGCCATAGATTCTAAACCTTGTTCTTCTAAAGATGAAGTATCTTGTACCATTGATACAACTCTAATTGCTTTAGATCTAGCTCTATCTTTTCTTAATTGTTTGATAGATTTAATTTCTTTTCCATAGAAGTTAAGACCTAATATTTCAGCTATCTTTTCAATTGAATCTTTAGAAATAAAATCTGAATTTAAAAGTCTTATAACATCTTTTTTATTTATGTGGGCTACTTTGTATAAATTTTGTAAGTCTATACCAACTTTATTAGCTCTTCTCTTTATTTTGTATTTGAATGATGGAGTTAACTTAGTCATACTTTTATTCATAAACAATTCTTATTAATTTTATTAATTATAACATAACATGTAATCTAATATTATTTTAAAGATTATTGAATATTAAATTCCCAAAATAGCATACCAACATAAAATTAGTTGACATATAAAACGCATAAAGATAAAATAAAAATGAATGAAGTTAGATAGGACAATCATCTATTAACTACCAATTAATAGTAACTTCAAGTGAAAAGCCGAAATAACTAATATTTTGGCTTTATTAAAAAAAACTATTCCCAATATTGGGTACCATAAAAGGTGTAGAGCCGATAATATCGTCTGAAACTATAAAATTGATGTGTTTCGGGCTAACGCCTTTCACTACGTTACAGTTGTTCCCAAAATTAGTATCATAACTATTAATTTTAATTAATTCATCATCTAGTAAATCTCTTTTTATCATTTCGTTTTTAACTAATCCATAATGCTTTAAATCTACACTATCGATATTTTTATCTATTTTGTTAAAATAACTAATTAGTGCTAAATCTTTGAAATGTGTAACTGGTATAATCTTTTTAACTAACTTATTATCTCTAGTTCCATACTCAATACCATCTATAATAATTGGTATTACTCTTTTTTGTTCTCTTTTTTTATAACTTAATTTTATTCTAGATTTAAAACAAGTTGATATTTCTCTATACTTTTTTTTACCATTTTTATCAAAATATGCAGTTATATATTTTTTCGCTGATAACTCAGGTATATGTTGCTTATTGTAAAGATTCAATTCTATAAAATCATCATTGTCATAATCATAGGTTTTATATTCTATGACTTGATCTTTAAAAAGTCTTTGAATGATATTTTCAGATAATAGATCACTAATATAAAGATAATCATCTTCTCTAATATCTTTAAAAAAATATCTGATTTTTCTGTAAACACAAAGAGGAGCTAATGACCTGGAACTACTAAATCTTATAATTCTATGTTTAATATACCAATAAGCTGAATCATCCATAATATCAGTCTCTGCATTTTTAAAAGTTTTAGTAATGTACTTCATCATATAAGCAACCGCCCCACCCTTATCTTGATACCAGGTATATTTAAATTTTAACTGAATAATGTTGTGCTTTTTAAAATATGCAAAAAATTCTTTTTTTACTTTTAATATCCAATCTTTTGGTATATATACCATTGCATGAATATGTGGTACACCTGATTTATGGGGCTCATATACTTTAAAATAAATTAATCCATTTCCAGTTGTTTTTTTTAATCTTCTAATAACTTGCAAAGAAGTAAATTTGTGCCAAAGATCACTTAATTTATAAGCTGCATCTTTCACACCTTTTTCAAAATTGTTTTTATATTCATAGTTAGGATTCTCTACTGTAATATTTTTCTTTTTATTAATTGTTTTTCTTGGATGATATTTCGAAGGAGCTGTTATAGTAATGAAAACAGCCATGAGTCCATTGTCTCTACCAAATTTATGAATAGAATTAACTCTATTGTTAATCTCACTAAAATATTTTTTTGGATTAATATTAGCACTATATGTATTATCTAACATATCAATTTGTTTACCTCCAAAATCAATAACAAACTCTTTTAAAAACTTTTTTTGTTTTGCTAATTTTTTATCAATATATTCTCTATCATCTATATCTATTCCATACATCTTTATTCCTGACTCAAATATTTTTTTACTACTA
This genomic interval carries:
- a CDS encoding replication endonuclease, producing MYGIDIDDREYIDKKLAKQKKFLKEFVIDFGGKQIDMLDNTYSANINPKKYFSEINNRVNSIHKFGRDNGLMAVFITITAPSKYHPRKTINKKKNITVENPNYEYKNNFEKGVKDAAYKLSDLWHKFTSLQVIRRLKKTTGNGLIYFKVYEPHKSGVPHIHAMVYIPKDWILKVKKEFFAYFKKHNIIQLKFKYTWYQDKGGAVAYMMKYITKTFKNAETDIMDDSAYWYIKHRIIRFSSSRSLAPLCVYRKIRYFFKDIREDDYLYISDLLSENIIQRLFKDQVIEYKTYDYDNDDFIELNLYNKQHIPELSAKKYITAYFDKNGKKKYREISTCFKSRIKLSYKKREQKRVIPIIIDGIEYGTRDNKLVKKIIPVTHFKDLALISYFNKIDKNIDSVDLKHYGLVKNEMIKRDLLDDELIKINSYDTNFGNNCNVVKGVSPKHINFIVSDDIIGSTPFMVPNIGNSFF